One stretch of Rhipicephalus sanguineus isolate Rsan-2018 chromosome 10, BIME_Rsan_1.4, whole genome shotgun sequence DNA includes these proteins:
- the LOC125760160 gene encoding uncharacterized protein K02A2.6-like, producing the protein MDKEIEEFVRHCERCQVNRQSDPKEPVHFWVKPDQPWSRLHIDFAGPVQGEVLLVVVGAFSNWAEVKIMPSMKTSAVISALRALFATHGVPDVIVSDNGTAFTSEEMQAFLKLNGIRSVFTAPYHPSSNGRAERMVREVKEALKKQSGNDTQCKISRFLYKQHTTPHSESGKSPVEMMMGRKLRSALDKLHLVRQHSTSDITVKGFGVGNSVYARCFAAGPRWKLAEVIKVKGPVSYLVRMANGDVHHRHRNQLRRAWPTEKPSESLPDYHFRLPPVQSPVDVEPSITSPSPLYTPEGPELRRSTRTRRPVVRFGSSV; encoded by the coding sequence ATGGACAAAGAAATCGAGGAGTTTGTGCGTCACTGTGAAAGATGCCAAGTGAACCGTCAAAGCGATCCAAAAGAACCAGTTCACTTCTGGGTTAAGCCTGATCAACCTTGGAGCCGTTTGCACATCGACTTTGCCGGACCAGTACAAGGCGAAGTTTTGCTCGTCGTGGTGGGCGCATTCTCCAACTGGGCTGAAGTGAAGATTATGCCTTCCATGAAAACTTCGGCAGTAATCTCAGCTCTGCGTGCACTGTTTGCCACTCACGGAGTTCCAGATGTTATCGTTTCCGACAACGGAACCGCATTCACGAGCGAGGAGATGCAAGCGTTTCTCAAGCTTAACGGCATCCGCTCAGTGTTTACAGCACCTTATCACCCTTCTAGTAATGGAAGGGCCGAAAGAATGGTGAGGGAAGTAAAAGAAGCGTTGAAGAAACAGTCGGGAAACGACACCCAGTGCAAGATATCCCGTTTCTTATATAAACAACATACCACCCCACATTCAGAGTCTGGAAAGAGCCCGGTGGAGATGATGATGGGAAGAAAATTACGTTCAGCATTAGACAAGCTGCACCTAGTCCGTCAGCACTCCACCTCTGACATCACTGTGAAAGGATTTGGTGTAGGAAATTCGGTCTACGCCCGATGCTTCGCTGCGGGACCGCGATGGAAGTTGGCTGAAGTAATCAAAGTGAAGGGTCCTGTCTCCTATCTAGTTCGAATGGCAAATGGAGACGTGCACCATAGGCATCGCAACCAACTGAGGCGTgcatggccgacggagaagccttcagAGTCACTACCTGACTACCACTTCCGGCTTCCTCCGGTACAATCACCTGTCGACGTGGAGCCTAGCATCACCAGCCCAAGTCCTCTCTACACGCCCGAGGGACCCGAGCTGAGAAGATCTACACGAACTCGTAGACCAGTCGTTCGTTTTGGCTCCAGTGTTTAG